From a region of the Toxotes jaculatrix isolate fToxJac2 chromosome 7, fToxJac2.pri, whole genome shotgun sequence genome:
- the LOC121185240 gene encoding SEC14-like protein 2, with product MSGRVGDLSPKQAEALEQFRERIQDILPQLPAQHDHFLLRWLRARNFNVQKSEAMLRKHLEFRKQMKIDTIITEWRPPEVIEKYLSGGMCGYDLEGSPIWYDVIGPVDPKGLFLSASKQDFIKSKIRDCEMLQKECNLQSQRLGKNVESITMIYDVEGLGLKHLWKPAIETYGEILQMFEDNYPEGLKRLFVIKAPKLFPVAYNLVKHFLSENTRQKIYVLGANWQEVLLKYIDAEELPAIYGGKLTDPDGDPRCRTRINHVGPVPSSYYVRDHVKMDYEQCMTVSRGSSQQLDYEILFPGCVLRWQFASEGADIGFGVFLKAKKGEWKKAAQMEEVVPSQRYNSHLVPEDGSLTCERPGVYVLRFDNTYSIFQAKRISFTVEVLLPDHLQPPQTNGSPSNHVQAVGNSQS from the exons ATGAGCGGCAGAGTAGGAGACCTCAGTCCTAAACAGGCTGAGGCACTGGAGCAG TTTCGAGAGAGGATACAAGACATTCTTCCTCAACTTCCTGCGCAGCATGACCACTTCCTGTTACGCTGGCTCAGAG cCAGAAACTTCAATGTGCAGAAGTCTGAGGCCATGCTGCGAAAG CATTTGGAGTTCaggaaacagatgaaaatagaCACAATAATCACTGAATGGCGTCCgccagag GTGATAGAGAAGTATCTGTCGGGAGGGATGTGTGGCTACGACCTCGAGGGCAGTCCCATCTGGTATGATGTGATCGGGCCGGTGGATCCCAAAGgcctcttcctgtctgcctccaAACAGGACTTCATCAAGTCCAAAATCAGAGACTGTGAGATGCTGCAGAAGGAGTGTAACCTCCAGTCACAGAGG CTGGGGAAGAACGTGGAGTCAATCACTATGATCTACGACGTTGAAGGTCTGGGTCTGAAACACTTATGGAAGCCTGCTATAGAAACATATGGAGAg ATCCTCCAGATGTTTGAAGACAACTACCCAGAGGGTCTGAAGAGACTGTTTGTTATTAAAG CCCCTAAACTCTTTCCTGTGGCCTACAACCTCGTCAAGCACTTTCTGAGTGAGAACACGAGACAAAAGATCTATGTTCTTGGGG CGAACTGGCAGGAGGTTTTACTGAAGTACATCGATGCAGAGGAGCTGCCGGCGATATACGGGGGTAAACTGACGGATCCTGATGGAGATCCTCGCTGTCGGACCAGG ATAAATCATGTCGGCCCCGTCCCCTCCTCCTACTACGTGCGGGATCATGTTAAGATGGACTACGAGCAGTGCATGACCGTCAGTCGGGGATCCTCCCAACAGCTGGACTACGAGATCTTGTTCCCAGGCTGCGTCCTCAG GTGGCAGTTTGCCAGTGAGGGGGCGGACATTGGCTTTGGTGTGTTTCTGAAGGCTAAAAAGGGTGAATGGAAGAAGGCAGCTCAGATGGAGGAAGTTGTGCCCAGCCAGCGCTACAACTCCCACTTAGTGCCTGAGGATGGATCACTGACCTGTGAACGCCCTGGAGTCT ATGTGCTGAGATTTGACAACACCTACAGCATCTTCCAGGCCAAAAGAATCAGTTTCACTGTTGAGGTCCTGCTGCCTGACCACTTACAGCCCCCACAGACCAATGGGAGTCCCAGCAACCATGTGCAAGCTGTCGGCAACAGTCAGTCATAA
- the rnf215 gene encoding RING finger protein 215 isoform X1, translating to MASARYWCFLGVTLPLVLLRWPGLLVAAEQVALVEVFLEQRPGVSALLQGEVVEPSGDSRTPGEREDLEGELVLVQDEEAQVDGGGEDDTKEQELWIGVVPVEMDDSKASTGNQESFADTMVNKMKRALVLGASALIILALNQNTVSEMDLSQVLSKPIIVIQTSENVTKLIGALLRGLQATAKITYKTILQDNLGATLTLWSSCGRSRGGRYGEWQGVICTGETNSQVQKYLQQLWDTVLLVALILSTGVIVQARWQYQDHQLNDDLELLPKQDVLKRMSSLKTKTYRQPKPWCDPSQPVETDNCAVCLEPFNNNQCLRVLPCLHEYHRDCVDPWLLLQHTCPLCKRSILSSVCKDS from the exons ATGGCTTCAGCTCGTTACTGGTGCTTTCTCGGTGTAACGTTACCGCTCGTCCTGCTGCGGTGGCCGGGGCTGCTGGTGGCGGCGGAGCAGGTCGCTCTGGTGGAGGTATTCCTGGAGCAGCGGCCCGGGGTCAGCGCTCTGCTCCagggggaggtggtggagcCCAGCGGGGACAGCAGGACCCCCGGGGAGCGAGAGGACCTGGAGGGAGAGCTGGTCCTG GTTCAAGATGAGGAGGCGCAggtggatggaggaggagaggatgacaCCAAAGAGCAGGAGCTGTGGATCGGGGTGGTGCCTGTGGAGATGGACGACAGCAAAGCCTCCACTGGGAACCAGGAGTCCTTCGCTGATACGATGGTTAATAAG ATGAAGCGAGCCCTGGTCCTCGGAGCTTCGGCGCTGATCATCCTGGCTCTCAATCAAAACACTGTCAGCGAG ATGGATCTGTCTCAGGTGCTGTCCAAGCCCATCATTGTGATCCAGACGTCTGAAAATGTCACTAAGCTGATCGGAGCTCTGCTCAG GGGCCTTCAGGCGACAGCAAAAATCACGTACAAGACGATCCTGCAGGACAACCTG GGAGCCACGCTCACGCTGTGGTCCAGCTGCGGTCGATCGAGAGGCGGGCGCTACGGAGAGTGGCAGGGGGTCATCTGCACGGGGGAGACCAACTCACAGGTCCAG AAGTACCTGCAGCAGTTGTGGGACACTGTCCTCCTGGTGGCTCTGATCCTCAGCACCGGAGTCATCGTTCAGGCTCGCTGGCAGTACCAGGACCACCAGCTGAACGACGACTTAGAG ctccttcCTAAACAGGACGTTCTGAAGAGAATGTCCTCTCTGAAGACCAAAACATACCGTCAGCCCAAACCCTGGTGTGACCCGTCCCAGCCGGTGGAGACGGACAACTGTGCCGTGTGTCTGGAGCCGTTCAACAACAACCAG tgtctgcGGGTGTTGCCGTGTCTTCACGAGTACCACAGAGATTGTGTCGACCCCTGGCTGTTACTGCAACACACCTGTCCTCTGTGCAAACGCAGCATCCTCA GCAGCGTCTGCAAAGACAGTTAA
- the rnf215 gene encoding RING finger protein 215 isoform X2 yields the protein MASARYWCFLGVTLPLVLLRWPGLLVAAEQVALVEVFLEQRPGVSALLQGEVVEPSGDSRTPGEREDLEGELVLVQDEEAQVDGGGEDDTKEQELWIGVVPVEMDDSKASTGNQESFADTMVNKMKRALVLGASALIILALNQNTVSEMDLSQVLSKPIIVIQTSENVTKLIGALLRGLQATAKITYKTILQDNLKYLQQLWDTVLLVALILSTGVIVQARWQYQDHQLNDDLELLPKQDVLKRMSSLKTKTYRQPKPWCDPSQPVETDNCAVCLEPFNNNQCLRVLPCLHEYHRDCVDPWLLLQHTCPLCKRSILSSVCKDS from the exons ATGGCTTCAGCTCGTTACTGGTGCTTTCTCGGTGTAACGTTACCGCTCGTCCTGCTGCGGTGGCCGGGGCTGCTGGTGGCGGCGGAGCAGGTCGCTCTGGTGGAGGTATTCCTGGAGCAGCGGCCCGGGGTCAGCGCTCTGCTCCagggggaggtggtggagcCCAGCGGGGACAGCAGGACCCCCGGGGAGCGAGAGGACCTGGAGGGAGAGCTGGTCCTG GTTCAAGATGAGGAGGCGCAggtggatggaggaggagaggatgacaCCAAAGAGCAGGAGCTGTGGATCGGGGTGGTGCCTGTGGAGATGGACGACAGCAAAGCCTCCACTGGGAACCAGGAGTCCTTCGCTGATACGATGGTTAATAAG ATGAAGCGAGCCCTGGTCCTCGGAGCTTCGGCGCTGATCATCCTGGCTCTCAATCAAAACACTGTCAGCGAG ATGGATCTGTCTCAGGTGCTGTCCAAGCCCATCATTGTGATCCAGACGTCTGAAAATGTCACTAAGCTGATCGGAGCTCTGCTCAG GGGCCTTCAGGCGACAGCAAAAATCACGTACAAGACGATCCTGCAGGACAACCTG AAGTACCTGCAGCAGTTGTGGGACACTGTCCTCCTGGTGGCTCTGATCCTCAGCACCGGAGTCATCGTTCAGGCTCGCTGGCAGTACCAGGACCACCAGCTGAACGACGACTTAGAG ctccttcCTAAACAGGACGTTCTGAAGAGAATGTCCTCTCTGAAGACCAAAACATACCGTCAGCCCAAACCCTGGTGTGACCCGTCCCAGCCGGTGGAGACGGACAACTGTGCCGTGTGTCTGGAGCCGTTCAACAACAACCAG tgtctgcGGGTGTTGCCGTGTCTTCACGAGTACCACAGAGATTGTGTCGACCCCTGGCTGTTACTGCAACACACCTGTCCTCTGTGCAAACGCAGCATCCTCA GCAGCGTCTGCAAAGACAGTTAA
- the ascc2 gene encoding activating signal cointegrator 1 complex subunit 2: MACARVPLDEQQVTEPGPLGKERTLPALHPDRKEDRCFVPYKPPPDDGSPAEVEEFLEYARFITEDLEWLLSLPHDKFWCQVVFDESLQRCLDSYLRHAPRSLDLTALPSSPAVAETQRSIHRAVFLTFLRMATHKESKENFLTPAVFGEIIYDNFLFDIPKILDLCVLFGKGNSQLLHKMIDNIFTQQPSYYGDLDETVPTVLQVFDSILDKCGLQCEGATAMEPMKLNAHKQPTAMTMSQQELADVILYLCDSTTTIHAFLDIFPSACSTFHSHGFLSRLTSFYETTVPDLEKAVRKRNFDDKGLQEDLWKRLSHSCRKMVEMAHLLLHHTCLQPILEGTENMQTYAEELLQHFTSFLPEKRFLSDYDEQFPIADDISLLQQALPVIDETRTSYLLQGVEGAWDSLGRRKPQSQIQPKASSLFLANQGAVGGAAAAAAASSASFKPQEVQEPGGGESLRGAEAMLDVPRKGNNGAVCPVSGAELESLLSCIRDLLPDLGEGFLLACLEEYDYNSELVINNILEDRLAPSLDKLDRAMPRPVKEELPCVLDSRSNVFDDDEFDVFRRDQVDMSRIWKGRRKGESAREMLNDKQHIAEQRARYQAYETVVDEVVIEPGETAATYGLDDYDDEYDDTYDMNQVGANDLDGDSLLNRRPFTVPQVLRKGNKPEEEEEEDEEEEETVQNNVNRDQFVQDPAVLRERAEARRAAMQQRKGFRPERPSNVVGQPKGQGQTLETFLDRRRKEANKSRVSNHNRRTMADRKRNKGMIPS, from the exons ATGGCCTGTGCCCGAGTGCCACTGGATGAGCAGCAGGTGACTGAGCCTGGCCCTCTGGGAAAAGAGCGCACACTGCCTGCACTG CACCCAGACAGGAAGGAGGATCGCTGTTTTGTGCCTTACAAACCCCCGCCAGACGACGGCTCTCCCGCTGAGGTGGAGGAGTTTTTGGAATATGCCAGATTTATCACAGAGGACCTGGAGTGGCTGCTTTCACTGCCCCACGACAAGTTCTGGTGCCAG GTGGTGTTTGATGAGTCCCTTCAGAGGTGCCTCGACTCGTACCTGCGTCACGCTCCTCGGAGCCTCGACCTCACTGCCCTGCCGTCCTCCCCGGCGGTGGCTGAGACGCAGCGCTCCATCCACAGGGCGGTCTTCTTGACTTTCCTGAGGATGGCTACACATAAAGAGTCCAAG GAAAACTTCCTCACCCcagctgtgtttggagaaaTTATCTATGATAACTTCCTGTTTGACATTCCCAAAATTTTGGATCTGTGTGTGCTCTTTGGAAAGGGCAACAGCCAGCTGCTGCATAAGATGATAG ACAACATCTTTACCCAGCAGCCATCTTACTACGGTGACCTGGATGAGACAGTGCCCACTGTGTTACAG GTGTTTGACTCAATACTTGATAAGTGTGGTCTTCAGTGTGAAGGAGCCACCGCCATGGAGCCGATGAAGCTGAACGCACACAAACAGCCCACTGCCATGACCATGAGCCAGcag GAACTTGCAGATGTAATTTTGTACTTGTGTGACTCGACTACCACCATCCATGCCTTCCTGGACATCTTCCCTTCAGCCTGCTCCACCTTCCACTCCCACGGCTTCCTCAGCAG ACTGACCTCATTTTATGAGACCACTGTGCCTGACCTTGAGAAGGCAGTGAGGAAGAGAAACTTTGATGATAAAGG TCTTCAAGAGGACTTGTGGAAGAGGTTGTCCCACTCCTGTCGCAAGATGGTGGAGATggctcacctgctgctgcaccacACCTGCCTACAACCGATCCTTGAGGG GacagaaaacatgcaaacatatgCAGAGGAACTCTTACAACATTTCACAtcttttttacctgaaaaaag GTTCTTGTCAGACTACGATGAGCAGTTCCCCATCGCAGACGACAtcagcctcctgcagcaggCCCTCCCTGTCAT CGATGAGACCAGGACGTCCTACCTGCTccagggggtggagggggcCTGGGACAGTTTGGGGCGACGGAAGCCACAGAGCCAGATTCAACCTAAAGCCTCCTCGCTGTTCTTAGCCAATCAGGGAGCAGTGGgcggggctgctgctgctgccgccgcctcTTCAGCCAGCTTTAAACCTCAGGAGGTCCAAGaaccaggaggaggagagagtctGAGGGGAGCAGAGGCCATGTTAGATGTTCCCCGAAAAGGAAACAAT ggtgCAGTGTGCCCGGTGAGCGGCGCGGAGCTGGAGTCTCTGCTGTCCTGTATCAGGGACCTGCTGCCTGATTTGGGCGAAGGCTTCCTGCTGGCCTGTCTGGAGGAGTACGACTACAACTCTGAGCTGGTTATCAACAACATCCTGGAGGACCGGTTAGCCCCCAGCCTGGACAAACTGGACCGAGCCATGCCAAG GCCAGTGAAGGAGGAGCTTCCCTGTGTTCTGGACAGCAGGTCCAATGTGTTTGATGACGACGAGTTTGACGTCTTCCGCAGGGACCAGGTGGATATGTCCCGCATCTGGAAGGGCAGGAG GAAAGGTGAGAGCGCTCGAGAGATGCTGAACGACAAGCAGCACATAGCGGAGCAGAGAGCTCGTTACCAGGCCTACGAGACGGTGGTGGACGAGGTCGTTATTGAGCCTGGGGAGACTGCAGCCACCTACGGCCTGGACGACTACGACGACGAGTACGACGACACCTACGACATGAACCAAGTGGGAGCTAATGACCTGGATGGAGACAGTTTACTGAACAGAAG GCCTTTCACGGTCCCACAGGTActgagaaaaggaaacaaaccggaggaggaggaggaggaagacgaagaggaggaagagaccGTACAG AACAATGTAAACAGGGACCAGTTTGTGCAGGACCCGGCTGTACTAAGGGAGAGAGCTGAAGCTAGAAGAGCTGCCATGCAGCAAAGGAAAGG CTTCCGACCGGAGCGCCCCAGTAACGTTGTCGGCCAGCCCAAAGGTCAAGGACAAACCCTGGAGACATTCCTGGACCGACGCAGGAAGGAGGCCAACAAGAGCCGCGTATCCAACCACAACCGGCGCACCATGGCCGACCGCAAGAGGAACAAAGGCATGATCCCCTCCTGA